In the genome of Geotrypetes seraphini chromosome 14, aGeoSer1.1, whole genome shotgun sequence, one region contains:
- the LOC117348196 gene encoding beta-1,3-galactosyl-O-glycosyl-glycoprotein beta-1,6-N-acetylglucosaminyltransferase 3-like isoform X1 — MCWQKRCIKWKHCLLLIGLLSFAASVLKYMFQPCGLEDLPQSAYNLRRNYCKTQFVTSMKLPSSNQISCSKIIQGDQDAVRLALLHQKNARKKELRISEMDYLKFTKDCNHYKMSRRFISIPLSKEEENYPIAYSMVIHEQIEMFERLLRAIYNPQNIYCIHVDEKSPDLYKQAVRAIVSCFENVFIASKLEKLVYASWFRVQADLNCMEDLLKSKVPWRYLINTCGTDFPIKTNMEIVRALKLLKGKNSLESEKPQHKVSRWQFSHKITTTIEITNITKGPPPISSPMFVGSAYFVVTREFVKHVLENPEVQKLIEWSKDTYSPDEHLWATLYRMPGVPGSTPYHEKYDLSDLNAIARLVRWEWHEGDIGKGAAYPQCTGIFQRSICINGAGDLHFVLQQHHLFVNKFDVRVDDYAVQCLEEYLRDKALYGEEP; from the coding sequence ATGTGTTGGCAAAAGCGTTGCATAAAATGGAAACACTGTTTATTGCTCATTGGACTGCTTTCGTTTGCTGCATCAGTCCTGAAATACATGTTTCAACCATGTGGCTTGGAAGATCTGCCTCAGAGTGCATACAATCTGAGGAGAAATTACTGTAAGACCCAGTTTGTCACCTCAATGAAATTGCCTTCCAGCAATCAAATCAGCTGCTCCAAAATAATACAAGGAGATCAAGATGCAGTGCGATTGGCACTTTTGCACCAAAAGAATGCCCGCAAGAAGGAGCTGCGTATATCTGAAATGGACTATTTGAAATTTACTAAAGATTGCAACCATTACAAGATGAGCCGGAGGTTTATTTCTATTCCACTAAGCAAAGAGGAAGAGAATTACCCGATTGCATATTCTATGGTCATCCATGAACAAATTGAAATGTTTGAAAGACTTTTAAGGGCAATTTACAACCCTCAGAATATCTATTGTATTCATGTGGACGAAAAGTCTCCTGATTTATACAAGCAAGCTGTTCGAGCCATTGtttcttgttttgaaaatgtatttatagcatccaaattggaaaaattggtttACGCATCATGGTTCAGGGTTCAAGCTGATCTGAACTGCATGGAGGATTTGCTGAAAAGTAAAGTGCCCTGGAGATATCTGATAAACACTTGCGGCACCGATTTCCCAATAAAGACCAACATGGAGATAGTCAGAGCCCTGAAGCTATTGAAGGGCAAAAATAGCCTAGAGTCTGAAAAGCCACAACATAAAGTAAGTCGCTGGCAGTTTTCTCATAAAATTACTACAACTATAGAAATAACTAATATTACGAAGGGTCCTCCACCAATCAGTTCTCCAATGTTTGTTGGAAGTGCTTATTTTGTGGTTACAAGAGAATTTGTGAAACATGTATTGGAAAATCCTGAAGTGCAGAAACTGATAGAATGGTCAAAGGATACTTACAGTCCAGATGAACACCTGTGGGCAACTCTATATCGAATGCCTGGTGTTCCTGGATCTACTCCATACCATGAAAAATATGACCTTTCAGACTTAAATGCAATTGCAAGGCTTGTGAGATGGGAGTGGCATGAAGGAGATATAGGTAAAGGGGCAGCGTATCCCCAATGCACAGGTATTTTCCAACGGTCTATCTGTATTAATGGGGCTGGAGATCTCCACTTTGTACTTCAGCAGCATCATTTATTTGTCAATAAATTTGATGTTAGGGTGGATGACTATGCTGTTCAATGCCTAGAAGAGTATCTGAGAGACAAAGCTCTTTATGGAGAGGAACCTTAA
- the LOC117348196 gene encoding beta-1,3-galactosyl-O-glycosyl-glycoprotein beta-1,6-N-acetylglucosaminyltransferase 3-like isoform X2, with amino-acid sequence MCWQKRCIKWKHCLLLIGLLSFAASVLKYMFQPCGLEDLPQSAYNLRRNYCKTQFVTSMKLPSSNQISCSKIIQGDQDAVRLALLHQKNARKKELRISEMDYLKFTKDCNHYKMSRRFISIPLSKEEENYPIAYSMVIHEQIEMFERLLRAIYNPQNIYCIHVDEKSPDLYKQAVRAIVSCFENVFIASKLEKLVYASWFRVQADLNCMEDLLKSKVPWRYLINTCGTDFPIKTNMEIVRALKLLKGKNSLESEKPQHKLFTPGNSTQISIKILKTNLFACQTFY; translated from the coding sequence ATGTGTTGGCAAAAGCGTTGCATAAAATGGAAACACTGTTTATTGCTCATTGGACTGCTTTCGTTTGCTGCATCAGTCCTGAAATACATGTTTCAACCATGTGGCTTGGAAGATCTGCCTCAGAGTGCATACAATCTGAGGAGAAATTACTGTAAGACCCAGTTTGTCACCTCAATGAAATTGCCTTCCAGCAATCAAATCAGCTGCTCCAAAATAATACAAGGAGATCAAGATGCAGTGCGATTGGCACTTTTGCACCAAAAGAATGCCCGCAAGAAGGAGCTGCGTATATCTGAAATGGACTATTTGAAATTTACTAAAGATTGCAACCATTACAAGATGAGCCGGAGGTTTATTTCTATTCCACTAAGCAAAGAGGAAGAGAATTACCCGATTGCATATTCTATGGTCATCCATGAACAAATTGAAATGTTTGAAAGACTTTTAAGGGCAATTTACAACCCTCAGAATATCTATTGTATTCATGTGGACGAAAAGTCTCCTGATTTATACAAGCAAGCTGTTCGAGCCATTGtttcttgttttgaaaatgtatttatagcatccaaattggaaaaattggtttACGCATCATGGTTCAGGGTTCAAGCTGATCTGAACTGCATGGAGGATTTGCTGAAAAGTAAAGTGCCCTGGAGATATCTGATAAACACTTGCGGCACCGATTTCCCAATAAAGACCAACATGGAGATAGTCAGAGCCCTGAAGCTATTGAAGGGCAAAAATAGCCTAGAGTCTGAAAAGCCACAACATAAA